In Glycine max cultivar Williams 82 chromosome 15, Glycine_max_v4.0, whole genome shotgun sequence, the DNA window TTGGTATATAAAGGGAAAAGGAAGAGGAATAAAGAATAAGGCATGTGAAGTATGGGAGACTTACGGCCAGGGGCCATCACCAAGGAGAAGAACATCATTCTCTCGGTCTACAAATACAAGCTGCCAGCCTGATCTCACAGGGTCCTCCAACTCGCCTTCAAGGCCAAACATTCGAGCGAGTTCACCACGCAGCTCATGGTAGCTGCTGAATTTGGTGATATCCAATGACCTTCCAAAGGACCCTGACTTATAAACCTGTAACAAAAAATGTATTAAGTAAAAATGCAATacatgaataattattttctttaaattgaaaaaatataatcccACTGGAAAAACTCACCTTCACAAAGGTTTTGTTCAGTGGGTTTCCTTGTCCTGCATCTTCCGGACAATGCAGGAAACCCGAGTCGCCTATGTTGGGTGTCATTCCATGATTCAATGAAGAATCAGTGCCTGTGGTAGTATTCAGATAATTAGAAGATTGATATGGCAAGGTTGAGGAGTTATTATTTCCGCTAACCCCCTTAAGGCTTGACATCCCATTAGGCATGAGAAGGGACGAGGGGTCTATATTAACACCAAACAAGAGATGGTTTTGTGGATCATTGCTCCCTTCTTGGTCTATTGAGCTCTCCCTACCAGGAAAAGGTGGTAATGTAATAGCATTTAGAGACATGGTACTATGTGGTTGCCCTAGCTGATCCACCTGAGGTAGAACACAATGGGAGGCTCCGGAAGAAAGGAGAGGATCCACTGCAACACGCTTCGAGGGCCACCCACTTGAATTTTGAATAGGAATCCAAGAGCTTGTTCTAGGAAGGTTCAGGAGGTGAGATGTTTCATCCTGGGGAAAAGAACCCAAGATACTGTGCAGGGGGGAAACAATAGTAGTCACAGAGTTCCCATTTGAATTGGAAAAATTTTGGCACAGGGAAGAGATAGCTTGCATAGGTGGTGATTGAGGTTGAGGAGCTGAAAACAACTGAGACATTGTAGAGACTGCACTAGAAATCTGCTGATTATCAACTActtgctgttgctgttgttgctgctggtGATGATGATGCTGACTATTGAATGAGTGTTGATGTTGTAGATGTTGCTGAAGATGAGCCTGAGTCTGTGGCTGAGATTGTGGTGAATGCTGATTCTCTTGATTATTTCCAAAAATCTGCTGAGGTTGCGACTTCTGCAACATCTGGGCCTGCATTAAAGCAGCAGTCCTGTTTGGGAAGTTCTGTGGTTGCTGAAATTGAAGTAAGGAAGCAGAAAGCTGTTTGGAAGGATCTAAACTCCTCATGTCCTgaacagcagcagcagcagcagcttgATACATATCTGTTTGCATATTCAACACGGTGGGATCAAATCTTGGCTGCATCCAAGGATTAACCCCAATCCCCTGAAAATTAAGAGACTGAAGCCCCCTATCGGTGTCTCGGAGCCACAACAGAGGTGAATTCAGGCCAAAATCATCATCCTTCATGCCTGCTAGCATTTCAAGCAAGAAAAATTGGGGAGAGCAAGGAGAATGAGTTTCCATTAATGCATAAATGAAACactctttgaaattttattagctagaaaaatttaaaaaaaaaatagtgaacgTTGTCAGCCCCCTAAAGGTGGCAAGAAGCTCACCATGGAATGAAGGCAGTCCTGGAGGCCATGGTCGTTTAAGCCTAAGGGGGAATGAAGATGGATACATAGGAAATGTAGTTAACGGCTCAATTTCCCATAGAGACACTCTAGGTTGCCTCTCTCCAGCAGTGGATTCATCCCAGCCAACCTGCAATCCAAGCCAAAgctatgttttaatttttaaaatccttCCTAAATATAGAGAAACTGTATATGACAACAGACAACATACGAGAAATTTTACACCTGAAATGTAAGATTGAGgccaatataattataaaacttGAATGAAATATCAATAGTGTTTCGTTACAAACCTTGACTGAGCGCCAATGTGAGTTTGGCCACCGGACAGGATCCAGGTCACCAATGCCAGTTATTGTACCCATGTATCTGCACAAGAAAGATATATTAGTATTACAGAAgtacaataataataagtatCACCAACTTTACTAAATGGTTGGCCATATTTTTCCTGTTAATGAAGAGTTTATTCAACCAAACACTCAGCTGATTCACCTAGGGCATGCATTACTAAGGATCAGAGGTTCAATCAAGCAGAGACACTGAGATTCATCTCTCTTACATTTCAGTATAATGATCATACTTTAGGGTGGCATGTGCCAATGTTTGGTAAGCCATGACAAACAAGATACAAATATTGCCTTATTTTTAGACACAGTCACATCTTACACACTATATTCCACACCTTAGAAGTTAGAACAAAACCCATTTGTTTAATGAATTGAAGCACAGAACAAGTAcaattgaaattcactaatttaaTGTCTGTAATTTAAGTTCATAATGATATGATTTAAAGCATTTCCCATGAAAAAAATCACAATCACTTTTCCAAAGAAGCCAAAACTTTCTATAAATTTATGCCTTGTAACAAGGAAAAGACAACCATGTTTGTTTTATAAAGTAATACTGTATCCTTAACTAAAATATCAAACATCAGAAAAGAAAGTGTATATACTAAAGTTTTAAAAACCTACCGCCGCACACTTGACTCCTCTGTTTCAAACAGCATCCTGAACCGCATGCCAACTGAAACTCGAGTATGATACACAGCTTTAACATACTTCGCCAAGGGTATGACAAATTCTGAAGGGCTAGCACTGAATttatgaagaagaaaacaatgtcattcaaagaaaatatttcCATGATTTGAAAGTTTAACAAAAGTGTACTAATTTTACCGTGGGTTATAGAAAATGGTGAAACGACTATTTGTTGCAGCTGCATGAGCTGCTGCAGCAAGAAGCCCCAAGTGCATACTATCACTTGACAACACTGAAGAAGGCATCACAGTTTGTGGTCGATTAGCGCGGCGAATGCCAAGAAGCAGTTGGTTCTTTTCATTCCTATAGAAGAAAATGCACTTGAGTTACACAAGATAACATATTACATAATTACAAACAGAATTAACATCACATagcatattatattaataaagcaATCAGATATAAGAAATAAGAAGCAGACACATCTTAAAGGCTGAGCCACAAGTCAATGAGAATGTTTTCAGTGTAATGATGTATTCTTTTTTGAATGGCCAGACCAAATGACATACAAGTCACATGGCCTGGTTAAAGGAGAAAAGTCAATCAGCCAAAGGAAAAATTCTAAACTGAAATGATGAGAAACTCCAAGGTGGGGATGCAGAATAATATTAATGTTGTCCAGAATATAGCAGCATGCCACTTTGGGGGGCAGGAAACAATAAAGTTACTTGCCAGATAAACAGCACAGAATCACCAGCAACAAGTCTTTTAGCACTCACAAAGACACTCCATCCGGTTGTAAGTAGATGCCTTTTGGGCTGGCCTGCAagggaaaag includes these proteins:
- the LOC100796447 gene encoding auxin response factor 6 isoform X2, encoding MRLSSADFSPPPQEGEKRVLDSELWHACAGPLVSLPAVGSRVVYFPQGHSEQVAVSTNKEVDAHIPNYPSLPPQLICQLHNMTMHADVETDEVYAQMTLQPLNPQEQNEAYLPAELGTASKQPTNYFCKTLTASDTSTHGGFSVPRRAAEKVFPPLDFSQQPPAQELIARDLHGNEWKFRHIFRGQPKRHLLTTGWSVFVSAKRLVAGDSVLFIWNEKNQLLLGIRRANRPQTVMPSSVLSSDSMHLGLLAAAAHAAATNSRFTIFYNPRASPSEFVIPLAKYVKAVYHTRVSVGMRFRMLFETEESSVRRYMGTITGIGDLDPVRWPNSHWRSVKVGWDESTAGERQPRVSLWEIEPLTTFPMYPSSFPLRLKRPWPPGLPSFHGMKDDDFGLNSPLLWLRDTDRGLQSLNFQGIGVNPWMQPRFDPTVLNMQTDMYQAAAAAAVQDMRSLDPSKQLSASLLQFQQPQNFPNRTAALMQAQMLQKSQPQQIFGNNQENQHSPQSQPQTQAHLQQHLQHQHSFNSQHHHHQQQQQQQQVVDNQQISSAVSTMSQLFSAPQPQSPPMQAISSLCQNFSNSNGNSVTTIVSPLHSILGSFPQDETSHLLNLPRTSSWIPIQNSSGWPSKRVAVDPLLSSGASHCVLPQVDQLGQPHSTMSLNAITLPPFPGRESSIDQEGSNDPQNHLLFGVNIDPSSLLMPNGMSSLKGVSGNNNSSTLPYQSSNYLNTTTGTDSSLNHGMTPNIGDSGFLHCPEDAGQGNPLNKTFVKVYKSGSFGRSLDITKFSSYHELRGELARMFGLEGELEDPVRSGWQLVFVDRENDVLLLGDGPWPEFVNSVWCIKILSPQEVQQMGNNGLELLNSVPNQRLSNGICDDYVSRQDPRNLSTGITTVGSLDY
- the LOC100796447 gene encoding auxin response factor 6 isoform X3 — encoded protein: MTMHADVETDEVYAQMTLQPLNPQEQNEAYLPAELGTASKQPTNYFCKTLTASDTSTHGGFSVPRRAAEKVFPPLDFSQQPPAQELIARDLHGNEWKFRHIFRGQPKRHLLTTGWSVFVSAKRLVAGDSVLFIWNEKNQLLLGIRRANRPQTVMPSSVLSSDSMHLGLLAAAAHAAATNSRFTIFYNPRASPSEFVIPLAKYVKAVYHTRVSVGMRFRMLFETEESSVRRYMGTITGIGDLDPVRWPNSHWRSVKVGWDESTAGERQPRVSLWEIEPLTTFPMYPSSFPLRLKRPWPPGLPSFHAGMKDDDFGLNSPLLWLRDTDRGLQSLNFQGIGVNPWMQPRFDPTVLNMQTDMYQAAAAAAVQDMRSLDPSKQLSASLLQFQQPQNFPNRTAALMQAQMLQKSQPQQIFGNNQENQHSPQSQPQTQAHLQQHLQHQHSFNSQHHHHQQQQQQQQVVDNQQISSAVSTMSQLFSAPQPQSPPMQAISSLCQNFSNSNGNSVTTIVSPLHSILGSFPQDETSHLLNLPRTSSWIPIQNSSGWPSKRVAVDPLLSSGASHCVLPQVDQLGQPHSTMSLNAITLPPFPGRESSIDQEGSNDPQNHLLFGVNIDPSSLLMPNGMSSLKGVSGNNNSSTLPYQSSNYLNTTTGTDSSLNHGMTPNIGDSGFLHCPEDAGQGNPLNKTFVKVYKSGSFGRSLDITKFSSYHELRGELARMFGLEGELEDPVRSGWQLVFVDRENDVLLLGDGPWPEFVNSVWCIKILSPQEVQQMGNNGLELLNSVPNQRLSNGICDDYVSRQDPRNLSTGITTVGSLDY
- the LOC100796447 gene encoding auxin response factor 6 isoform X1, with amino-acid sequence MRLSSADFSPPPQEGEKRVLDSELWHACAGPLVSLPAVGSRVVYFPQGHSEQVAVSTNKEVDAHIPNYPSLPPQLICQLHNMTMHADVETDEVYAQMTLQPLNPQEQNEAYLPAELGTASKQPTNYFCKTLTASDTSTHGGFSVPRRAAEKVFPPLDFSQQPPAQELIARDLHGNEWKFRHIFRGQPKRHLLTTGWSVFVSAKRLVAGDSVLFIWNEKNQLLLGIRRANRPQTVMPSSVLSSDSMHLGLLAAAAHAAATNSRFTIFYNPRASPSEFVIPLAKYVKAVYHTRVSVGMRFRMLFETEESSVRRYMGTITGIGDLDPVRWPNSHWRSVKVGWDESTAGERQPRVSLWEIEPLTTFPMYPSSFPLRLKRPWPPGLPSFHAGMKDDDFGLNSPLLWLRDTDRGLQSLNFQGIGVNPWMQPRFDPTVLNMQTDMYQAAAAAAVQDMRSLDPSKQLSASLLQFQQPQNFPNRTAALMQAQMLQKSQPQQIFGNNQENQHSPQSQPQTQAHLQQHLQHQHSFNSQHHHHQQQQQQQQVVDNQQISSAVSTMSQLFSAPQPQSPPMQAISSLCQNFSNSNGNSVTTIVSPLHSILGSFPQDETSHLLNLPRTSSWIPIQNSSGWPSKRVAVDPLLSSGASHCVLPQVDQLGQPHSTMSLNAITLPPFPGRESSIDQEGSNDPQNHLLFGVNIDPSSLLMPNGMSSLKGVSGNNNSSTLPYQSSNYLNTTTGTDSSLNHGMTPNIGDSGFLHCPEDAGQGNPLNKTFVKVYKSGSFGRSLDITKFSSYHELRGELARMFGLEGELEDPVRSGWQLVFVDRENDVLLLGDGPWPEFVNSVWCIKILSPQEVQQMGNNGLELLNSVPNQRLSNGICDDYVSRQDPRNLSTGITTVGSLDY